The Gossypium hirsutum isolate 1008001.06 chromosome A13, Gossypium_hirsutum_v2.1, whole genome shotgun sequence nucleotide sequence TAGAATCGTTTAAGATCGAGTTATTAATTTAAGCTTAGATATTTGTCGATATTTAGAGTATTtgaacaaaaaatatttaaaaaaggagcttaactaaaaaaaaaatttaaacacctTTAGAATATGATTGAGGCACTAGGGTACCTCAATCGGgctcatttttcaaatttatactatgttatttcttttttatttttatatattatacaatttatattatataaaaattaactatattatacaataatatgaatataactataaatataaataaatattttaaatttatgttaagaaatttaataaaaatattaaatagaaatgacattttctaaaaatatatagtGGATAGTTCTTACTAGAAATGTTCATGGGTTGGATCGAACCGAAGCTTGAGATCAAGCcattcaaataactcatttcacagtttaaaaaataattttcatttaaatttaattataaaacattttatattaatataaacttttttatatttatattatttttaaatagaaaaatatgccGGACTGAGTCAACTCAACGTTAAAAAATCTAAGCCCAAGCATAAAGCAGATGGGCAATTTAGCCCATGAACATATTTAATCTTAATGAGCTTGAGTTAATTTTTAAGCAATAGGCAAAATTTGAGCCCATATCTAGAGTTTAGCTAAGCTTGGGCAACTATTTACGATATAAATATTATACATGGACTCGGTCCAAAAATACCTCTTTTCGTAATTGTGTTCGTGTTTTTATTCCAAATAAATTGTGTTTTGTattgagtttttaattttttttttccttgtcaGATACATATAAATTGAAGGTAAAGCCTGGAAAAACATATCTACTGAGGTTAATCAATGCTGCACTCAATGATGAACTATTCTTCAGCATTGCAAACCACAGTGTCACTGTCGTGGAAGCCGACGCATCGTACGTGAAACCGTTCGTGACTGACACATTAGTGATAGCACCGGGACAAACCACCAATGTGCTCCTAAAGACCAAATCGCCAGCCCCTGATGCCGCTTTCTATATGTTGGCTAGACCCTATTTCACCGGCATGGGCACATTCGACAACACAACCGTTGCCGGCATCCTCGAatatgaaaacccgaaaaacccGGAAAATGCTCCATTGTTTAAACCAAGCTTACCTGCCATCAATGCCACAAATGTTGTAGCCAATTTTTCAAACATGTTCAAAAGTTTAGCCACCAACAAGTTCCCTATCAATGTCCCACAAAAAGTGGACAAAAGGTTCTTTTTTACTATTGGACTTGGAACCAACCCTTGTCCTAAAAACCAAACATGTCAAGGACCAAATGGTACAAAATTTGCAGCTTCAATGAACAATATCTCCTTTGCACTCCCTACAACAGCTTTGTTACAAtcttatttcttttctaaaaGCGGGGTTTTCACCGCCGATTTCCCGGATTTCCCTCTTCATCCGTTTAATTACACCGGCACACCGCCGAACAACACACACGTTATTAACGGTACCACTAAAGTTGAAGTGTTACCGTTCAATGCGAGCGTCGAAGTGATCATGCAGGACACTAGTATATTAGGGGCTGAGAGCCACCCTCTCCATCTCCATGGCTATAATTTCTATGTTGTTGGTCAAGGTTTTGGTAACTTTAATCCTAAAAATGACCCTTCAAAGTTCAACCTCGTAGATCCGGTTGAAAGAAACACCGTTGGTGTCCCCTCCGGTGGTTGGGTTGCGATTCGGTTTCAAGCAGACAATCCCGGTAACGATTCTTCATATAGTTCATAGTTGAATTATGGTTAATTTTAGTCTCTTTAGTGCTTATACTTTAC carries:
- the LOC107942446 gene encoding laccase-2; protein product: MRFSGFLSSAVMVILFVGCFMAVPEVVTAKHGGGVTRHYKFSIRMKNITRLCRSKSIVTVNGKFPGPRVVAREGDRLVVKVVNHVPNNISIHWHGIRQLRSGWADGPAYITQCPIQTGQSYVYNFTITGQRGTLLWHAHFSWMRASVYGPLIILPRRNESYPFIKPYKEVPILFGEWFNADPEAVINQSLQTGAGPNVSDAYTLNGLPGPLYNCSGKDTYKLKVKPGKTYLLRLINAALNDELFFSIANHSVTVVEADASYVKPFVTDTLVIAPGQTTNVLLKTKSPAPDAAFYMLARPYFTGMGTFDNTTVAGILEYENPKNPENAPLFKPSLPAINATNVVANFSNMFKSLATNKFPINVPQKVDKRFFFTIGLGTNPCPKNQTCQGPNGTKFAASMNNISFALPTTALLQSYFFSKSGVFTADFPDFPLHPFNYTGTPPNNTHVINGTTKVEVLPFNASVEVIMQDTSILGAESHPLHLHGYNFYVVGQGFGNFNPKNDPSKFNLVDPVERNTVGVPSGGWVAIRFQADNPGVWLMHCHFDVHLSWGLRMAWIVLDGKLPNQKLPPPPSDLPKC